In one Curtobacterium citreum genomic region, the following are encoded:
- a CDS encoding polyprenyl synthetase family protein, with protein sequence MNPSVPVARRAPSLRASLGIGERLFATPSERRFITAVDDGLELVEEQLEVAMRSTDTLADTTSRYLLSAGGKRIRPTLTLLIAQLGQGVTDAVVKAAVSIETTHLASLYHDDVMDEAPVRRGVPAAHVTYGNNVAILTGDLLFARASLITADLGAEGIRMQAETFQRLCMGQLHETTGPQPEDDPVEHYIQVLSDKTGSLIATAARAGVMFSGADRAYLDAVGTFGEKVGVAFQLVDDVIDLAPATDKTGKIAGNDLRAGVDTLPLLQLRRLAGDDAEAAALLGRIERDVKDAPDDAVDSTPYQSAVAALRAHQATTATRAVAVRWAEEAVEALAPLPDGTVKRALTRFAESVVERSR encoded by the coding sequence TTGAACCCGAGCGTCCCGGTCGCACGTCGCGCACCGAGTCTCCGCGCGTCGTTGGGCATCGGCGAGCGACTCTTCGCCACGCCGTCGGAGCGCCGCTTCATCACCGCCGTCGACGACGGTCTCGAGCTCGTCGAGGAGCAGCTCGAGGTCGCGATGCGGTCCACCGACACCCTCGCCGACACGACGAGCCGCTACCTGCTGTCGGCCGGTGGCAAGCGGATCCGCCCGACGCTGACGCTCCTCATCGCGCAGCTCGGCCAGGGCGTGACGGACGCCGTGGTCAAGGCCGCGGTGAGCATCGAGACCACACACCTCGCGTCGCTCTACCACGACGACGTCATGGACGAGGCCCCGGTGCGCCGCGGTGTCCCCGCGGCACACGTGACCTACGGCAACAACGTCGCCATCCTGACGGGAGACCTGCTGTTCGCCCGTGCGAGCCTCATCACCGCGGACCTCGGCGCCGAGGGCATCCGGATGCAGGCCGAGACCTTCCAGCGCCTCTGCATGGGGCAGCTCCACGAGACCACCGGCCCGCAGCCCGAGGACGACCCCGTCGAGCACTACATCCAGGTGCTCAGCGACAAGACCGGCTCGCTCATCGCCACCGCGGCCCGCGCCGGCGTGATGTTCTCGGGCGCCGACCGGGCGTACCTCGACGCCGTCGGCACCTTCGGCGAGAAGGTGGGCGTCGCGTTCCAGCTCGTCGACGACGTGATCGACCTGGCGCCCGCGACGGACAAGACCGGCAAGATCGCCGGCAACGACCTCCGCGCCGGCGTCGACACCCTGCCCCTGCTCCAGCTCCGCCGACTCGCGGGTGACGACGCCGAGGCCGCCGCGCTGCTCGGCCGTATCGAACGCGACGTCAAGGACGCCCCGGACGACGCCGTCGACTCCACGCCGTACCAGTCCGCGGTCGCCGCGCTCCGGGCGCACCAGGCGACCACCGCCACACGCGCCGTCGCCGTGCGCTGGGCAGAGGAAGCCGTCGAGGCCCTCGCCCCGCTGCCCGACGGCACCGTGAAGCGCGCACTCACCCGCTTCGCCGAGTCGGTCGTCGAGCGGAGCCGATGA
- a CDS encoding demethylmenaquinone methyltransferase: MSRADLSKQPAEVAAMFDDVAAKYDLTNDILSAGNAPLWRVATVRAVDPQPGERVLDIAAGTGTSAAALAKKGAEVTALDLSAGMIAVGRERHPEITFVEGDAEHLPFDDDSFDAVTISFGLRNVNDPMQAITEMLRVLKPGGRVVICEFSTPPMALLRFGYGAYLKRVLPGIARLSSSNPAAYRYLAESIEAWPDQQVLSQWLRGVGFTMVAHRNLTAGIVALHRGRKPVAGTVRESVARRAKARREHQHTGEQPSVVDPGAEQPGTDA; this comes from the coding sequence GTGAGCAGAGCGGACCTGAGCAAGCAGCCGGCTGAAGTGGCGGCCATGTTCGACGACGTCGCCGCGAAGTACGACCTCACGAACGACATCCTGTCGGCGGGCAACGCCCCGCTGTGGCGCGTCGCCACGGTCCGTGCGGTCGACCCGCAGCCGGGCGAGCGCGTCCTCGACATCGCCGCGGGCACGGGCACGAGCGCCGCGGCACTCGCCAAGAAGGGTGCCGAGGTCACCGCGCTCGACCTGTCCGCGGGCATGATCGCCGTCGGGCGTGAGCGCCACCCCGAGATCACCTTCGTCGAGGGCGACGCCGAGCACCTGCCCTTCGACGACGACTCGTTCGACGCCGTGACGATCTCGTTCGGCCTCCGCAACGTGAACGACCCGATGCAGGCCATCACCGAGATGCTCCGGGTGCTCAAGCCCGGCGGTCGCGTCGTGATCTGCGAGTTCTCCACCCCGCCGATGGCGCTGCTGCGCTTCGGCTACGGCGCCTACCTCAAGCGCGTGCTCCCGGGCATCGCGCGGCTGTCGAGCAGCAACCCGGCCGCCTACCGCTACCTCGCCGAGTCCATCGAGGCCTGGCCCGACCAGCAGGTCCTCAGCCAGTGGCTGCGCGGCGTCGGCTTCACGATGGTCGCGCACCGCAACCTGACCGCCGGCATCGTAGCGCTGCACCGCGGCCGGAAGCCCGTCGCCGGCACCGTCCGCGAGTCGGTGGCCCGCCGTGCCAAGGCCCGTCGGGAGCACCAGCACACGGGCGAGCAGCCCAGCGTGGTCGACCCCGGCGCCGAGCAGCCCGGCACGGACGCCTGA
- a CDS encoding isochorismate synthase, translating into MTRTTTAAPTLTVSTRILDDPGDVLRHTLRDAPLAFVRGGDGIVGIGEALRFEFSGPDRMRDAAVVWRDVVGSAVVDDPVQLRGTGLVAFGSFTFADDSAERSVLVVPRVVIGKRRGKAWLTAVDTTPDPAPLAFTRTSVPVPAVGGHVSVAFGPGRVDEDTYAANVAEAVRRIIAGRAEKVVLARDLVGTLPDGADRRAILLDLAAAYPQCVTFAVDGLVGATPETLARTDGTELSARVLAGSAARGTDPVSDRAAAEALASSGKDVEEHGFAIASLLAALRPIATDLRADPEPFRLQLPNLWHLATDVRATLPAGTTSLDVADALHPTAAVAGTPTDVAVRLVAELEGVDRGRYAGPVGWLGANGDGEWMLALRSARIEDDGTVRAWAGAGIVAGSDPAREVAETALKFRPVRDALA; encoded by the coding sequence GTGACCCGAACCACCACGGCGGCTCCCACGCTCACGGTCTCGACCCGCATCCTCGACGATCCCGGCGACGTGCTGCGGCACACCCTGCGGGACGCTCCGCTCGCGTTCGTGCGGGGCGGCGACGGCATCGTCGGGATCGGCGAGGCCCTGCGCTTCGAGTTCTCCGGACCGGACCGGATGCGCGACGCCGCCGTGGTCTGGCGGGACGTCGTCGGCAGCGCCGTGGTCGACGACCCGGTGCAGCTCCGCGGGACCGGGCTCGTGGCGTTCGGCTCCTTCACGTTCGCGGACGACTCCGCCGAGCGCAGCGTGCTGGTCGTCCCCCGGGTGGTCATCGGCAAGCGCCGCGGCAAGGCATGGCTCACCGCCGTCGACACGACCCCGGACCCGGCTCCGCTCGCGTTCACCCGGACCTCGGTCCCGGTGCCCGCGGTGGGTGGGCACGTCTCGGTCGCCTTCGGCCCCGGCCGGGTCGACGAGGACACCTACGCCGCGAACGTCGCCGAGGCCGTCCGCCGGATCATCGCGGGCCGCGCCGAGAAGGTCGTGCTCGCGCGCGACCTCGTCGGGACCCTGCCGGACGGCGCCGATCGCCGGGCGATCCTGCTCGACCTCGCCGCCGCCTACCCGCAGTGCGTCACCTTCGCCGTGGACGGGCTCGTCGGAGCCACGCCCGAGACGCTCGCCCGGACGGACGGCACCGAGCTGTCCGCGCGGGTGCTCGCCGGCAGCGCCGCACGCGGGACCGACCCGGTGTCCGACCGCGCCGCCGCCGAGGCGCTGGCGTCGAGTGGGAAGGACGTCGAGGAGCACGGCTTCGCGATCGCGAGCCTGCTGGCGGCGCTCCGACCGATCGCCACCGACCTGCGGGCCGACCCGGAGCCGTTCCGGCTGCAGCTGCCGAACCTCTGGCACCTCGCGACCGACGTCCGCGCGACGCTCCCCGCCGGGACGACCTCGCTCGACGTCGCCGACGCGCTGCACCCGACGGCCGCGGTCGCCGGGACGCCGACCGACGTGGCCGTGCGGCTCGTCGCCGAGCTCGAGGGCGTCGACCGGGGCCGCTACGCCGGACCCGTCGGTTGGCTCGGGGCGAACGGCGACGGCGAGTGGATGCTCGCGCTCCGCAGCGCCCGCATCGAGGACGACGGGACCGTCCGCGCCTGGGCCGGCGCAGGCATCGTCGCCGGCTCCGACCCGGCGCGCGAGGTCGCCGAGACGGCGCTCAAGTTCCGCCCGGTGCGCGACGCCCTGGCCTGA
- the menD gene encoding 2-succinyl-5-enolpyruvyl-6-hydroxy-3-cyclohexene-1-carboxylic-acid synthase, producing MTTTAPPIADDPAGSGSPATDFALALLGALARAGVTDVVVSPGSRSQALALAAVALERAGGVTVHVRLDERTAGFFALGLAVESGRPAAVVTTSGTAVANLHPAVLEAHHSGVPMVVLSADRPDELRGIGSNQTTVQPGLFGPAVAFVRDVQAPTAGGVDQDAVRSLAREAVAVAAGHTGQPGPVQLNVAFREPLSAGLRAEDVQGVPDDEVDLEHARRRVHTDLPVAELAPDEVPGTVVVAGHDAGEDAERIAWELGAPLLAEVSSGARFGRNLVVAYRDLLRDADFGGAVRRAVVLGHPTLSREVPALLQRDDVETVVVRGPGADPYDPARASRPSAETTFVSDVRVTGRTTPAHRAWVGRWVATSRALLGDGDAGPDLDAKRSADRTERNRFLRDEVALRRRAVDREMLVEAVWGATWPHDRLVLGASQLIRVADAHVAGKKLRVHANRGLAGIDGTVSTALGIAAALDRSPDSIGTTRVLVGDLTFLHDLGAFVTGTEERRHRVQVVVGNDGGGAIFRGLEVVATTPEQDMRRMMTTPQQVDVERVVTGLGWSYRRAATWGDLEAVLTDPAERLVVEVPLV from the coding sequence GTGACGACGACGGCCCCGCCGATCGCTGACGATCCTGCGGGATCCGGCAGCCCGGCGACCGACTTCGCCCTCGCGCTCCTCGGCGCCCTCGCGCGCGCCGGCGTCACCGACGTCGTCGTCAGTCCGGGTTCACGCTCGCAGGCCCTCGCCCTCGCCGCCGTCGCCCTCGAACGGGCCGGCGGGGTCACGGTGCACGTCCGGCTCGACGAGCGCACCGCCGGGTTCTTCGCCCTCGGGCTCGCCGTCGAGAGCGGCCGGCCCGCCGCGGTCGTGACGACCTCGGGCACCGCCGTCGCGAACCTGCACCCCGCCGTGCTCGAGGCGCACCACTCCGGCGTACCGATGGTCGTGCTCAGCGCCGACCGTCCGGACGAGCTCCGCGGCATCGGCAGCAACCAGACGACCGTGCAGCCGGGGCTGTTCGGCCCTGCGGTCGCCTTCGTGCGGGACGTGCAGGCGCCGACCGCGGGTGGGGTCGACCAGGACGCCGTCCGGTCCCTCGCGCGCGAGGCCGTCGCGGTCGCCGCAGGCCACACCGGCCAGCCGGGTCCGGTCCAGCTCAACGTCGCCTTCCGCGAGCCGCTGTCCGCGGGGCTCCGCGCCGAGGACGTCCAGGGCGTCCCCGACGACGAGGTCGACCTCGAGCACGCCCGGCGCCGGGTGCACACGGACCTGCCCGTCGCGGAGCTCGCACCCGACGAGGTCCCCGGGACCGTCGTCGTCGCAGGACACGACGCCGGCGAGGACGCCGAGCGGATCGCGTGGGAGCTCGGTGCGCCGCTGCTGGCCGAGGTGTCGAGCGGGGCGCGCTTCGGACGGAACCTCGTCGTCGCCTACCGCGACCTGCTCCGCGACGCCGACTTCGGTGGTGCGGTCCGCCGCGCGGTCGTGCTCGGTCACCCCACGCTCAGCCGCGAGGTCCCCGCGCTCCTGCAGCGCGACGACGTCGAGACGGTCGTGGTCCGCGGACCGGGGGCCGACCCGTACGACCCGGCCCGTGCCTCCCGTCCGTCCGCCGAGACCACCTTCGTGTCCGACGTCCGCGTGACGGGCCGGACCACCCCGGCACACCGGGCGTGGGTGGGGCGCTGGGTGGCGACGAGCCGCGCGCTCCTCGGCGACGGCGACGCCGGTCCGGACCTGGACGCCAAGCGGTCCGCCGACCGGACCGAGCGCAACCGATTCCTGCGCGACGAGGTCGCGCTGCGCCGCCGCGCGGTCGACCGCGAGATGCTCGTCGAGGCGGTCTGGGGTGCGACGTGGCCGCACGACCGGCTCGTGCTCGGCGCCTCGCAGCTCATCCGGGTCGCGGACGCGCACGTCGCCGGCAAGAAGCTCCGGGTGCACGCCAACCGCGGGCTCGCGGGCATCGACGGCACGGTGTCGACGGCGCTCGGGATCGCGGCGGCGCTGGACCGGTCACCGGACTCGATCGGCACGACGCGGGTGCTCGTGGGGGACCTGACGTTCCTGCACGACCTCGGCGCGTTCGTCACCGGGACCGAGGAGCGGCGGCACCGCGTGCAGGTCGTGGTCGGCAACGACGGCGGGGGCGCGATCTTCCGCGGACTCGAGGTCGTGGCGACCACGCCCGAGCAGGACATGCGACGGATGATGACGACGCCGCAGCAGGTGGACGTCGAGCGCGTGGTGACGGGGCTCGGGTGGTCGTACCGGCGGGCAGCGACGTGGGGTGACCTCGAGGCGGTGCTCACCGACCCGGCGGAGCGGCTGGTGGTCGAGGTGCCGCTGGTCTGA
- a CDS encoding PLDc N-terminal domain-containing protein → MVRLWLIVVVAAVAFTVYAVIDCATMPRQRIRSLRKGWWILLVLVLPVLGAVLWFLLGRAPAASGPGPRYRGPEDDPDFLGGPRAPEPHRTDKDQDDETLRDLEEQFHERDDDGPADR, encoded by the coding sequence ATGGTCCGTCTGTGGTTGATCGTCGTCGTCGCCGCCGTGGCCTTCACGGTCTACGCGGTCATCGACTGCGCGACCATGCCCCGGCAGCGCATCCGGTCGCTCCGCAAGGGCTGGTGGATCCTCCTCGTGCTCGTCCTGCCCGTCCTCGGTGCCGTGCTGTGGTTCCTGCTCGGCCGGGCACCGGCGGCCAGCGGCCCGGGCCCCCGCTACCGTGGACCCGAAGACGACCCGGACTTCCTCGGCGGCCCCCGTGCTCCCGAGCCCCACCGCACGGACAAGGACCAGGACGACGAGACCCTCCGAGACCTCGAAGAACAGTTCCACGAGCGTGACGACGACGGCCCCGCCGATCGCTGA
- a CDS encoding DUF4229 domain-containing protein: MKAWLVYTLARLGIFAVALVVLFVIGLPWYWATIGAALIGLLVSYIALPGLRGQVTSSLASRRPRKEHDADSDFEDDFVDAADSDSPAPRPVSDAERHEVRRESGEE, translated from the coding sequence GTGAAAGCGTGGCTCGTCTACACCCTGGCCCGGCTCGGCATCTTCGCCGTGGCCCTCGTCGTCCTGTTCGTGATCGGTCTGCCCTGGTACTGGGCGACGATCGGTGCGGCGCTCATCGGCCTGCTCGTCTCGTACATCGCGCTCCCGGGACTGCGCGGCCAGGTCACCTCGAGCCTCGCGTCCCGTCGGCCCCGCAAGGAGCACGACGCGGACAGCGACTTCGAGGACGACTTCGTCGACGCCGCCGACTCCGACTCCCCCGCGCCGCGTCCGGTGTCCGATGCCGAGCGGCACGAGGTCCGTCGGGAGTCCGGCGAGGAGTGA
- a CDS encoding 1,4-dihydroxy-2-naphthoate polyprenyltransferase — MARTKNTTPAKRRSGNPAKAAAPQRTKRRATARDWIGGARLRTLTLGVVPVVLGTGVAFVDSGEPGDFGAYLVKDHHLVVALLALAVALFLQIGVNYSNDYSDGVRGTDEFRVGPARLTGAGLAKPRTVLTVALTFFGLAAVAGLVIVVLTGLWWLLLVGAAAIVAAWFYTGGKRPYGYNALGEVFVFVFFGLVAVLGTEFVQIRAVTTSGWAAAVAAGLFACAVLMVNNIRDIDEDQQAGKRTLAVVVGRPVARVLFALFLLLPYVALLWFTLLYFRTGFAYFSLLLALPALAIGVSSRKPRELITALQLSSFASLAYGVVLGVTLAVQP; from the coding sequence GTGGCACGTACGAAGAACACGACCCCGGCGAAGCGCCGCAGCGGCAACCCCGCGAAGGCCGCTGCGCCGCAGCGCACGAAGCGGCGCGCGACCGCACGCGACTGGATCGGCGGGGCGCGCCTGCGCACCCTGACGCTCGGCGTCGTCCCGGTCGTGCTGGGGACGGGCGTCGCGTTCGTCGACAGCGGCGAACCCGGCGACTTCGGTGCGTACCTGGTGAAGGACCACCATCTCGTCGTGGCCCTGCTCGCCCTCGCGGTCGCGCTGTTCCTGCAGATCGGCGTGAACTACAGCAACGACTACTCGGACGGCGTCCGGGGCACCGACGAGTTCCGCGTCGGACCCGCACGTCTGACCGGGGCCGGGCTCGCGAAGCCGCGCACGGTGCTCACCGTCGCGCTGACGTTCTTCGGCCTGGCCGCGGTCGCGGGTCTCGTCATCGTCGTGCTCACCGGGCTGTGGTGGCTGCTGCTCGTGGGCGCCGCCGCGATCGTCGCCGCCTGGTTCTACACCGGGGGCAAGCGGCCCTACGGGTACAACGCCCTCGGCGAGGTGTTCGTCTTCGTGTTCTTCGGGCTCGTCGCCGTGCTCGGTACCGAGTTCGTGCAGATCCGTGCCGTCACGACGAGCGGGTGGGCGGCGGCCGTCGCCGCGGGCCTGTTCGCGTGCGCGGTCCTCATGGTGAACAACATCCGCGACATCGACGAGGACCAGCAGGCGGGCAAGCGCACCCTCGCGGTCGTCGTCGGCCGTCCGGTGGCCCGCGTGCTCTTCGCGCTGTTCCTGCTGCTGCCCTACGTCGCGCTGCTCTGGTTCACGCTGCTGTACTTCCGGACCGGCTTCGCGTACTTCTCGCTGCTGCTGGCCCTGCCGGCGCTGGCGATCGGGGTGTCGTCGCGGAAGCCGCGGGAGCTCATCACCGCGCTCCAGCTGTCGTCCTTCGCGTCGCTGGCCTACGGCGTCGTGCTCGGCGTCACACTCGCCGTCCAGCCGTAG